One stretch of Streptomyces sp. A2-16 DNA includes these proteins:
- a CDS encoding phospholipid scramblase-related protein has translation MTTHSNTPAGWYPDPHGASQTLRYWDGAQWTQHTNSEQQGAGQAPQTPQMPQQSAGPDPRVQRQVQQQAGVTADGTGGGTLFTEPVLVVNQKAKLIEVTNEYKVMDQNGNQLGSVTQVGQSALKKVLRFVSSLDQYMTHKLEIRDAHGQPVLLLTRPAKFLKSRVIVQRPDGSQVGEIVQQNVIGKINFAINVDGQQVGAIKAENWRAWNFAIVDHTENEVARITKTWEGLAKTMFTTADNYVLQIHYQLPEPLLSLVVATALTVDTALKQDARGFG, from the coding sequence GTGACCACGCATTCGAACACACCTGCAGGCTGGTACCCCGATCCGCACGGAGCGTCCCAGACGCTCCGTTACTGGGACGGGGCGCAGTGGACCCAGCACACCAACAGCGAGCAGCAGGGGGCCGGGCAGGCGCCTCAGACTCCCCAGATGCCGCAGCAGTCGGCCGGTCCCGACCCGCGCGTGCAGCGTCAGGTGCAGCAGCAGGCCGGGGTCACGGCGGACGGCACGGGCGGCGGCACGCTGTTCACCGAGCCGGTGCTCGTGGTGAACCAGAAGGCCAAGCTGATCGAGGTGACCAACGAGTACAAGGTCATGGATCAGAACGGCAACCAGCTCGGTTCCGTCACCCAGGTCGGGCAGAGCGCGCTGAAGAAGGTGCTGCGCTTCGTCTCCAGCCTCGACCAGTACATGACCCACAAGCTGGAGATCCGTGACGCCCACGGTCAGCCGGTGCTCCTGCTGACACGGCCGGCGAAGTTCCTCAAGTCCCGGGTGATCGTGCAGCGCCCGGACGGGTCGCAGGTGGGCGAGATCGTCCAGCAGAACGTCATCGGGAAGATCAACTTCGCGATCAACGTGGACGGGCAGCAGGTCGGCGCCATCAAGGCCGAGAACTGGCGGGCCTGGAACTTCGCGATCGTCGACCACACGGAGAACGAGGTCGCCCGGATCACGAAGACGTGGGAGGGACTCGCCAAGACGATGTTCACGACCGCGGACAACTACGTGCTGCAGATCCACTACCAACTGCCCGAACCGCTGTTGAGCCTGGTCGTCGCCACGGCGTTGACCGTGGACACGGCGCTGAAGCAGGACGCTCGCGGGTTCGGCTGA
- a CDS encoding phosphatase PAP2 family protein, with the protein MNARTEPSEAEPDATARPPLVRELLLVVGLFLVYKFGRQLVTGHTTEAFRNADRVWDWERTLHLPSEGSVQSLLLHGDTLAHLANTYYATVHFPATVAFLVWLYLKRPAHYVWARRVLAALTGAALVLHLVFPLAPPRMLAAAGLVDTAKVYGPSVYGPPQTDTLSNQFAAMPSLHFGWALMVAIGLIVATRSRHRWLWLLHPLVTLVVIVGTANHYWMDAIVAAALLGIALAVIHAPRRTVTTAGRAQERLASADPKENVLVGAGR; encoded by the coding sequence ATGAATGCCCGCACCGAGCCTTCAGAAGCGGAGCCGGACGCGACAGCGCGGCCGCCGCTCGTCCGTGAGCTCCTGCTCGTCGTAGGACTCTTCCTCGTCTACAAGTTCGGCCGGCAACTGGTCACGGGCCACACCACCGAGGCCTTCCGCAACGCCGACCGCGTGTGGGACTGGGAACGGACCCTGCACCTGCCCTCGGAGGGCTCGGTGCAGTCGCTGCTGCTGCACGGCGACACCCTCGCGCACCTGGCGAACACCTACTACGCGACCGTCCACTTCCCGGCCACGGTCGCGTTCCTGGTCTGGCTGTACCTCAAGCGCCCCGCCCACTACGTCTGGGCCCGGCGCGTCCTCGCCGCGCTGACCGGCGCCGCCCTGGTGCTGCACCTCGTCTTCCCGCTGGCCCCGCCGCGGATGCTGGCGGCGGCCGGGCTGGTCGACACCGCCAAGGTCTACGGCCCCTCCGTGTACGGCCCGCCGCAGACCGACACCCTCTCCAACCAGTTCGCGGCGATGCCCTCGCTGCACTTCGGCTGGGCCCTGATGGTGGCGATCGGCCTGATCGTGGCGACCCGCTCGCGTCACCGCTGGCTGTGGCTGCTGCACCCGCTGGTGACCCTGGTGGTCATCGTCGGCACGGCGAACCACTACTGGATGGACGCGATCGTGGCCGCGGCCCTGCTCGGCATCGCCCTGGCGGTCATCCACGCGCCGCGGCGGACGGTCACGACCGCGGGCCGGGCGCAGGAGCGGCTCGCGTCGGCCGACCCCAAGGAGAACGTCCTGGTCGGAGCGGGCCGATGA
- a CDS encoding TetR/AcrR family transcriptional regulator, which translates to MTSQAADGPETVAASRRSKITPEREQEFFDAVLEQIRECGYDAVTMEGVAASTRCSKSTLYRQWKTKPQFVVAALRSRRRSKFDGIDTGSLADDLREAARAAGRWSMHDTKLLQALGHAVTQDAELARALREALVDPEIAALRHILQRGVDRGEIAAGHPALEYIPAQLFGVIRARPVVDGEYADPDYLVRFVEAAVLPALGLT; encoded by the coding sequence ATGACGTCGCAGGCCGCGGACGGACCGGAGACGGTCGCCGCCTCGCGCCGCTCCAAGATCACGCCGGAGCGTGAGCAGGAGTTCTTCGACGCCGTACTCGAACAGATCCGTGAATGCGGATACGACGCCGTGACCATGGAGGGTGTCGCCGCCAGCACGCGTTGCAGCAAGTCCACCCTCTACCGGCAGTGGAAGACCAAACCCCAGTTCGTGGTGGCCGCGCTGCGCTCCCGCCGCAGGTCGAAGTTCGACGGGATCGACACCGGATCGCTCGCCGACGACCTGCGCGAGGCCGCCCGGGCCGCGGGCCGGTGGTCGATGCACGACACCAAGCTGCTCCAGGCACTCGGCCACGCCGTCACCCAGGACGCGGAACTCGCGCGGGCCCTGCGGGAGGCGCTGGTCGATCCGGAGATCGCCGCACTGAGGCACATTCTCCAGCGTGGGGTCGACCGGGGCGAGATCGCCGCCGGACACCCGGCGCTGGAGTACATCCCGGCCCAGCTGTTCGGCGTCATCCGCGCGCGTCCCGTGGTCGACGGGGAGTACGCCGACCCGGACTACCTGGTCCGGTTCGTGGAGGCCGCCGTGCTGCCGGCACTCGGCCTGACCTGA
- a CDS encoding DUF2510 domain-containing protein, translated as MTQETPPGWYPDPGQTSDGPATERWWDGKAWTERTRPAGSAPAWGPPEQVASPGDAGPYPAYPPYPAQPPTGSRRGRMGIAVAVAVVVLASIGVGVYALADSGNGNTANSQGPGGQGGPGGTGGQGGPFGGNGGSGGGGSGSGGSGGASPSPQGSEAPKIESGSVTDSIDGISLPIPDDWYGQEIQVGASVTSNDSYACPGDTSEKCTKGGAYSAPALALGTKGSTAEQVAKADIEANAEQSYGGKTYGSITSHDVLDSEAVTVAGQKGYRVRWKAVTSKGSDGYVESLAFPSPANPQQIVVVRFGVDVEEGQGVIDDITKGIKVSTGGGSGQDV; from the coding sequence ATGACGCAGGAGACTCCCCCCGGGTGGTATCCCGATCCCGGGCAGACAAGTGACGGTCCCGCCACCGAGCGCTGGTGGGACGGCAAGGCGTGGACGGAGCGGACCCGACCCGCCGGCTCGGCCCCCGCATGGGGTCCCCCCGAACAGGTCGCGAGCCCCGGGGACGCCGGGCCGTACCCGGCCTATCCGCCGTACCCCGCCCAGCCGCCCACCGGATCACGGCGCGGCCGCATGGGCATAGCCGTGGCGGTGGCGGTCGTGGTCCTGGCGAGCATAGGCGTGGGTGTGTACGCGCTGGCCGACAGCGGCAACGGCAACACCGCCAACTCGCAGGGGCCCGGTGGCCAGGGCGGACCCGGCGGCACGGGGGGCCAGGGCGGGCCCTTCGGCGGCAACGGGGGCTCCGGTGGCGGCGGCTCCGGCAGCGGGGGTTCCGGCGGCGCGTCCCCCTCCCCGCAGGGATCCGAGGCGCCGAAGATCGAGAGCGGTTCGGTGACCGACTCGATCGACGGGATCAGCCTGCCCATCCCGGACGACTGGTACGGCCAGGAGATCCAGGTCGGCGCGTCCGTGACCTCGAACGACTCCTACGCCTGCCCGGGCGACACCTCCGAGAAGTGCACGAAGGGCGGTGCCTACTCGGCGCCCGCCCTGGCGCTGGGCACCAAGGGCAGCACGGCCGAGCAGGTCGCCAAGGCCGACATCGAGGCCAACGCCGAGCAGTCCTACGGCGGCAAGACCTACGGTTCGATCACCTCGCACGACGTGCTCGACTCCGAGGCGGTGACGGTGGCCGGGCAGAAGGGGTACCGGGTCCGCTGGAAGGCGGTCACCAGCAAGGGCTCGGACGGCTATGTCGAGTCCCTGGCCTTCCCGTCCCCGGCGAACCCGCAGCAGATCGTCGTGGTCCGCTTCGGTGTCGACGTCGAGGAGGGTCAGGGCGTGATCGACGACATCACCAAGGGCATCAAGGTGTCGACGGGCGGCGGCAGCGGCCAGGACGTCTGA
- a CDS encoding AAA family ATPase, whose product MTEVRPMAAAPASLWERDEELAAVERAVDSLCEGRTSSGGVLVIRGEAGFGKTALLAETRRIAEARGCTVWSARGGETLRSVPFNVVRQLLQPALLSLMPEEAREYLGDWYDIAGPALGIADPGERQADPQGVCDGLVAAVRRLARRDWPLVLMVDDAHWADQETLRWLAAFTERLDDLSVLVVVARRPGEATTESARLLEAVASAAGSPVTNLSALTPAAAAGLTRATLGEHADAPFCREVWAVTGGNPYETVELLAKVRDSEMEPSEASANELRELNRSARGGGLVARLEELGIDATRFAWAAAILGTDISVGLAARLATLKPEKAAVCAELLRTARILTDTGAEDGELEFVHPLIATAVYESIPDALRTAMHGIAAQLVTDSGLGAAAASRHLLQVHPDDDEELVEQLREAAREHLLVGAPDAARRCLERALREPPVPEVHASVLFELGCATLLTAPAKTIDHLQAALAMPGLEGSARVDAVVRLSQALMHNNQLEEAVRTVEAEAARHEDGPARLRLQAVQYTWEGLYPGEATSPGRSERLAALAATCTGRDNSERALLILRGFDAMARGESAEEIAEVCDRALVNGRLAPGLGWTDTEWGLELPLMLASAYAFTDRLDRAEALYTEALRTYESSGWSGGHLALAHAYVGLAHRRRGRLREAETSLRESLRLAERVGRGLPLYWSATCNLVDTLLARGHVEEAWAIAEQYGFAPPYPSTIVLPDPRSVRGRLLLAVGRTKDGINELDAAEKAAEVRGHHNPVLVPWAVDLARALAREEPVRAAQLATEVRRHAERLGTDTAIGEALRCAAVLETGQRAVRLAAQAVAYLEASPCQYEHAAARVEYGIAARSVAELNRGLQLARSCGADGLVAQAREVLETGRGLR is encoded by the coding sequence ATGACGGAGGTACGGCCCATGGCGGCCGCCCCGGCCTCGCTGTGGGAGCGCGACGAGGAACTCGCCGCCGTCGAAAGGGCCGTCGACTCCCTGTGCGAGGGCCGCACGTCCTCGGGCGGTGTGCTGGTGATCCGCGGCGAGGCGGGCTTCGGCAAGACCGCCCTGCTGGCCGAGACCCGCCGCATCGCCGAGGCACGCGGCTGCACGGTCTGGTCGGCCCGCGGCGGCGAGACCCTCAGGTCCGTCCCCTTCAACGTCGTACGACAACTGCTCCAGCCCGCCCTCCTGTCACTGATGCCCGAGGAGGCCCGCGAGTACCTCGGCGACTGGTACGACATCGCAGGCCCCGCCCTCGGCATCGCGGACCCGGGGGAGCGCCAGGCCGACCCGCAGGGCGTGTGCGACGGACTGGTCGCCGCGGTGCGCCGGCTGGCCCGCCGGGACTGGCCGCTCGTGCTGATGGTCGACGACGCCCACTGGGCCGACCAGGAGACCCTGCGCTGGCTCGCCGCCTTCACCGAGCGCCTGGACGACCTGTCCGTCCTGGTCGTGGTGGCCCGGCGCCCCGGCGAGGCCACCACCGAGAGCGCCCGCCTCCTGGAGGCGGTGGCCTCCGCCGCGGGCAGCCCCGTCACCAACCTCAGTGCCCTCACCCCGGCCGCCGCCGCGGGACTCACCCGCGCCACCCTCGGCGAGCACGCCGACGCCCCCTTCTGCCGCGAGGTGTGGGCCGTCACCGGCGGCAACCCCTACGAGACCGTCGAACTCCTCGCCAAGGTCCGGGACAGCGAGATGGAGCCCAGCGAGGCCTCGGCGAACGAACTGCGCGAGCTGAACCGCTCGGCCCGCGGCGGCGGACTCGTCGCCCGCCTGGAGGAACTCGGCATCGACGCCACCCGGTTCGCCTGGGCGGCCGCGATCCTCGGCACCGACATCTCCGTCGGCCTGGCGGCCAGGCTCGCCACCCTGAAGCCGGAGAAGGCGGCCGTCTGCGCCGAACTGCTGCGCACCGCCCGCATCCTGACCGACACCGGAGCGGAGGACGGCGAGCTGGAGTTCGTCCACCCGCTGATCGCGACAGCCGTCTACGAGTCCATCCCCGACGCCCTGCGCACCGCCATGCACGGCATCGCCGCCCAACTCGTCACCGACTCCGGGCTCGGCGCGGCGGCCGCCTCCCGGCACCTGCTCCAGGTCCACCCGGACGACGACGAGGAACTCGTGGAGCAGCTGCGCGAGGCCGCCCGCGAGCACCTGCTCGTCGGCGCCCCCGACGCGGCCCGCCGCTGCCTGGAGCGCGCCCTGCGGGAACCCCCGGTACCCGAGGTCCACGCGAGCGTGCTCTTCGAGCTGGGCTGCGCCACCCTCCTCACGGCGCCCGCCAAGACCATCGACCACCTTCAGGCCGCGCTCGCGATGCCCGGCCTGGAGGGCTCCGCCCGGGTGGACGCCGTCGTCCGCCTCTCCCAGGCACTCATGCACAACAACCAGCTGGAGGAGGCCGTCCGCACCGTCGAGGCGGAGGCCGCCCGGCACGAGGACGGCCCCGCCAGGCTCCGTCTGCAGGCGGTGCAGTACACCTGGGAGGGGCTCTACCCGGGCGAGGCCACCTCCCCGGGGCGCTCCGAGCGCCTCGCCGCCCTGGCCGCCACCTGCACCGGCCGGGACAACTCCGAGCGCGCCCTGCTCATCCTGCGCGGCTTCGACGCGATGGCCCGCGGCGAGAGCGCCGAGGAGATCGCCGAAGTGTGCGACCGCGCCCTGGTCAACGGCCGCCTCGCGCCCGGACTCGGCTGGACCGACACCGAGTGGGGCCTCGAACTGCCGCTGATGCTGGCCAGCGCGTACGCCTTCACGGACCGGCTCGACCGGGCGGAGGCCCTGTACACCGAAGCCCTGCGCACCTACGAGTCGTCCGGCTGGAGCGGCGGCCACCTCGCGCTCGCCCATGCCTACGTCGGCCTCGCCCACCGGCGGCGCGGACGGCTCCGGGAGGCGGAGACCTCGCTGCGCGAGTCGCTGCGGCTCGCCGAGCGGGTCGGGCGCGGACTGCCGCTGTACTGGTCGGCGACCTGCAACCTGGTCGACACACTGCTCGCGCGCGGGCATGTCGAGGAAGCCTGGGCGATCGCCGAGCAGTACGGCTTCGCGCCGCCGTACCCGTCCACGATCGTGCTGCCCGACCCCCGGTCCGTGCGGGGGCGGCTGCTGCTGGCCGTCGGCCGGACCAAGGACGGCATCAACGAACTGGACGCGGCGGAGAAGGCGGCGGAGGTCCGCGGCCACCACAATCCGGTGCTGGTGCCGTGGGCCGTCGACCTGGCCCGGGCGCTCGCCCGCGAGGAGCCGGTGCGGGCCGCCCAGTTGGCCACCGAGGTCCGCCGGCACGCCGAGCGGCTCGGCACGGACACGGCGATCGGTGAGGCGCTGCGGTGTGCCGCCGTGCTGGAGACCGGGCAGCGGGCGGTGCGGCTGGCCGCGCAGGCGGTCGCCTATCTGGAGGCCTCGCCCTGCCAGTACGAGCACGCGGCGGCCCGGGTCGAGTACGGCATCGCGGCGCGGTCCGTGGCGGAGCTCAACCGGGGCCTGCAACTGGCGCGTTCGTGTGGCGCGGACGGTCTGGTGGCGCAGGCCAGGGAGGTGCTGGAGACGGGCCGGGGGCTGCGGTGA
- a CDS encoding SDR family NAD(P)-dependent oxidoreductase: MSTILITGATSGLGRHIAFELVRSGHTVLAHGRDPERTGSLVKELRSEGEADGFVADLASLAQVRELGAKVAEAHPGLDVLVNNAGVGAGSPGSGREVSADGHELRLAVNYLAPVALSRALLPVLRANAPGRIVNVGSVGQEPLDFDDPEFTHGYAGFAAYCRAKFALAAHTFTLAEELAEAGVAVNVLHPATFMDTAMVREGGVAPWSTVADGAPGVLALATQDMGTGRYFDGTSPARAHEGTYDREVRERLATLTDRLLAP; this comes from the coding sequence ATGTCGACCATCCTGATCACGGGCGCCACCTCCGGTCTCGGCCGTCACATCGCCTTCGAACTGGTCCGCTCCGGCCACACCGTCCTCGCCCACGGCCGTGACCCGGAACGCACCGGATCCTTGGTGAAGGAGTTGCGGTCCGAGGGCGAGGCCGACGGTTTCGTCGCCGACCTCGCCTCACTGGCCCAGGTGCGCGAGCTGGGCGCGAAGGTCGCCGAGGCCCACCCCGGACTCGATGTCCTGGTCAACAACGCGGGCGTGGGCGCCGGTTCGCCCGGCTCGGGCCGGGAGGTGAGCGCGGACGGGCATGAACTGCGGTTGGCGGTGAACTACTTGGCGCCGGTGGCCCTGAGTCGCGCCCTGCTTCCGGTGCTGCGCGCCAACGCACCCGGACGGATCGTCAACGTCGGTTCGGTGGGCCAGGAGCCGCTCGACTTCGACGACCCGGAGTTCACGCACGGCTACGCCGGCTTCGCCGCCTACTGCCGGGCCAAGTTCGCGCTGGCCGCCCACACCTTCACCCTGGCCGAGGAGCTTGCGGAGGCCGGGGTCGCGGTGAACGTGCTGCACCCGGCCACGTTCATGGACACGGCGATGGTCCGGGAGGGCGGAGTGGCCCCGTGGTCGACGGTGGCCGACGGAGCCCCGGGCGTCCTGGCCCTGGCCACCCAGGACATGGGCACGGGCCGCTATTTCGACGGGACGAGTCCGGCCCGGGCGCACGAGGGGACGTACGACCGGGAGGTGCGCGAGCGCCTCGCGACGCTGACGGACCGACTGCTCGCGCCGTAG